The genomic stretch ATCAGCTAAACCATCCCCAATTCCGTGCGATATAACCGGTAGATCACGAGGGATAAAATCATACGGAGATGCAGATGACCAATGCCATCGACACCTTTGATGCATCAATCGCTGCGTTTATGCGCCGGCATGGGATCCGCGCGCTGCGCATATCGCTCGGCATCATTTTTATCTGGTTTGGCATCCTTAAACCCTTTGGTATTTCCGCTGCCGCCCCACTCGTTGAATCTACCGTAAGTTGGATGCCGTTGCTCTCGCCGGCGGATTGGGTTAAGGTGATCGGATGGTGGGAAGTAGCCATCGGCGTGGCCTTTCTCTTCAAGCAAACCACCCGCATCGCAATTGGACTGATGGCCATGCAAATGGCCGGCACCTTCATGCCGCTGGTATTGCTGCCCGAAGTAACCTTCCAACCTGGCCGTATTCCCTATGGGCCAACGATGGAAGGACAGTACATCATCAAGAACCTGCTCATTATTTCAGCAGCACTGGTAATAGGAGGAACGGTACGCGGCAGCAAGAATAGCGATTAATCGCGCGGCTTGGTGCCGGCAAGCAATGCCAGTTCGCGCCATTTCCAGAAGCAGTCCACATCTTCAAACCCGATGTTACGTAGCCAGCCCAATTGGTCGTGGACGCTTGCGCAAATATTTGACGGATCGCCCTGATCTGCGGTTGTACCGAGCGCTATGTAAAAGTCCTCGTGCAGCTTCTGCGTTGGCGAGGCAACGTGTTCGAGGTTGCAAAACATGCCGCCAGGTTCGAGCCTGTCGTAAATTTCCCGATAGAGCGTCGCTTTCCGTTCATCCGACACGTGATGAATGGCAAAGCTTGATACAATGGCACTACAAGGCGGGCCCGCCGGCAACAGCTCCAGGACAACCTGCTCGCCTTCATGGCGATGTGGGATACCATCTGCATTTTGCAGATACGCATTGGCGTGTGCGGCTGTCAGGTACTCATTAGCTGCAGACATCTATAACCTCTGATACGGATTTATATGGATCTTCTGATTTCAAAAGCGAGCAAACTCGTCGGTGAATTTCAGCTCTACAATGAATGGACCATGGCCGCTGCGGTTGGGTGTGCCCTGGAAACGGCTGGTGGCAACATCTACACTGGCATAAACATCGACCTCATGTGCGGGGTGGGATTTTGCGCAGAGCACGCTGCAGTAGCTGAAATGCTCAAACATCGAGAAACACACATCAGCAAAATTGTAGCAGTAACCAGTGAGGGGGTAGTCCCGCCGTGTGGCCGCTGCCGGGAAATGCTGCTTCAGGTTAACCGTAAAAACGTGGCAACGGAGGTGGCTGTAGAAAAAGACACCATCGTTCGCCTCTCCGACATCATGCCCTATCACTGGCTTAACACCTAACCGCGCACTTTTTCCGTTTGGGCACGGTAGTTCAAGTAAAATGCCAGGACATGCAGCAAGCAACCCAGCGCAATGGCATAAACACCGGGCCCGCTAAAAGGACGCTGTAATTCATCAAGCCAGGGTTCATTAAAAAAACCAAGCATGAACAGGATGGGTGCCAAAGCTACGAGGGTAGAACCCACCCGTTGCAGTGCACGCAAACTTTTCTTTGGATAAATCCAGTAGTGCACACCGAGCGCAATGTTGACCAGCGCTGACAACAAAATATAAATGTGGGCTGACCTGAAGAGAAGTTTCTGCGACTCCTCCATGCCATCCAGTCCATTGTATGCAAAATGCATATAGGCACCCGTGGCAACAAACACCATTGCCATCACAATACCGAGAATTCGATGCAAATTACCAACATCGACTGCGTCTTTATCTACCATAATTTGATACCTGCAAGCAATCTTGTCTTGCGAAGCTACAAACCTGCAGCCT from Bacteroidota bacterium encodes the following:
- a CDS encoding class I SAM-dependent methyltransferase; translation: MSAANEYLTAAHANAYLQNADGIPHRHEGEQVVLELLPAGPPCSAIVSSFAIHHVSDERKATLYREIYDRLEPGGMFCNLEHVASPTQKLHEDFYIALGTTADQGDPSNICASVHDQLGWLRNIGFEDVDCFWKWRELALLAGTKPRD
- a CDS encoding cytidine deaminase translates to MDLLISKASKLVGEFQLYNEWTMAAAVGCALETAGGNIYTGINIDLMCGVGFCAEHAAVAEMLKHRETHISKIVAVTSEGVVPPCGRCREMLLQVNRKNVATEVAVEKDTIVRLSDIMPYHWLNT